AAATGGTAATTATCCTAATCCTAAAATTAAAAATTTAGCACTAAAAACTGTTTCTAAACTATATAAAGAAAATAAAAGATTTTTCTTTAATGTAGGTTCTGGTAATGTTAATTCTCCTAAAGGAATTATAAAATATTTAGGTAGATATCTCGCTCGTGCACCTATTGCTGAATACAAAATTATCAATTACGACAATAAACAAGTTACTTTTTTCTTTAATGATTTAGCTGATAATAAAAAGAAAAAATATGTAACTATGGATATAGATAAATTTGTTCAACAAGTTCTTATTCATTTACCACCCAAAAATTTTAAGATAATTAATAGATTTGGTTTTTATGGGCGCAATATCTCAACAAAGTTAAAAGATACAATTAAAAAGTACAAAAAAAGATCTTCTAAATATGAATATTCTTTTTTTGTAAAACAATCTATTGAAACATTTGATGTACATCCTTTTATGTGTCCTCATTGTAAAATTATGATGGATAAACAAGAAATCTATGTAAGTGCTAATTGGTATGGTCGGACCATACATAAAATTTATTTCTAATAGTTCTCTAATGACCATTTTCATTAGAGCTTTTTGTCATGCAATTTTTTTAATTATTTTAAATATTTCTATAAATATTATCTTTTTACTTAAACCGATATCTTCACATTTCTTTTTTTATTTGACCTCTTTAAATTTATACTTTCCTATAGAAAAAATAAAAAGTCAGTTGAGATTTTTAACAAATCTACAACTGACTTTTTTGTATATATTAGATAGGTAATTTATGAATGATTATAGAGAAAATAACCATACATAGAGTTGCAAGTGGTTGTGTAGCTCCATAAGATATTGCTGGTTCATCAGAATCTAGTGCATCTATAGCTGCTCCTAAACCTGGTGCTGATGTCATTCCACCTGTTATAGCTCCTGATAATAGAGTCCAGTTTACATGGAAAACATAGTGTCCTAACAAGAATCCAAATAGAACAGATAAAATTGCTACAAGTGCTGAAACAACTGCTATCATAATTCCATCTCCAGTAACAGCTTCAACAACACGGAAACCATAGTTTAATCCTGTTCCTGCTAAGAAAATTGATAGGAAATATGTTCTCATTTTTCCTAAAACAACAGAATCCATACGGAAGTTGATAGGTCCAATTTTTCCAATAGATCCTAAAATCAATGCAACTATGATTGCTCCACCAATACTTCCTAATGAAAATGTTCCTAGAGGTCCCATTGCAATTTTAATAC
The window above is part of the Fusobacterium massiliense genome. Proteins encoded here:
- a CDS encoding transposase — protein: NGNYPNPKIKNLALKTVSKLYKENKRFFFNVGSGNVNSPKGIIKYLGRYLARAPIAEYKIINYDNKQVTFFFNDLADNKKKKYVTMDIDKFVQQVLIHLPPKNFKIINRFGFYGRNISTKLKDTIKKYKKRSSKYEYSFFVKQSIETFDVHPFMCPHCKIMMDKQEIYVSANWYGRTIHKIYF